A stretch of the Rhizobium sullae genome encodes the following:
- a CDS encoding Lrp/AsnC family transcriptional regulator has product MKLDAIDLRILDAIQRDGRITKLALAEKAGLSPTPCWMRLRKLEKAGIVTGYHARIALRRIAPVASVMVELTLANHRQSDFERFERVIATIPEIVGCWSVGGGIDYFLKIAAPDIDAYQRLIDDLLDRELGIERYFTYIVTKTVKDETVLPIASLIGSP; this is encoded by the coding sequence ATGAAACTCGACGCCATCGACCTGCGTATCCTCGACGCCATTCAGCGTGACGGGCGCATCACCAAGCTGGCGCTTGCCGAAAAGGCCGGGCTTTCGCCGACCCCTTGCTGGATGCGGCTGAGAAAACTGGAAAAAGCGGGTATCGTCACCGGCTACCATGCCCGCATCGCGCTCCGCCGGATCGCACCGGTCGCCAGCGTTATGGTGGAGCTGACGCTTGCCAATCATCGCCAGAGCGACTTCGAGCGCTTCGAACGGGTGATCGCGACCATTCCCGAAATCGTCGGCTGCTGGTCGGTCGGCGGTGGGATCGACTATTTTCTGAAAATCGCAGCACCCGACATCGATGCCTATCAGCGGCTGATCGACGACCTGCTCGACCGCGAACTCGGCATCGAACGCTACTTCACTTATATCGTTACGAAGACGGTCAAGGACGAAACGGTCCTTCCCATCGCATCTTTGATTGGTTCACCGTGA
- the ehuR gene encoding MocR-like ectoine utilization transcription factor EhuR: MTNWRPDPSQLRRPAYLSLAEQIARAITDGKLSDGVRLPPHRKMADDLQLSVQTVSRAYDELIRRGLISGEIGRGSFVQTQPREPEPPYLPERLGEVIDLSILKPVCEQLHLEKMRQAFGWLSENLPSSSALSFRPNMVFPRHRAIAADWLSRCGLDVSPLNICLTNGATSGMTVALMSVAPSGSTVATEAISHHTLVPLSTYLGLHLEGLAIDEEGMIPEALDEACRKGPIRAVFLQPSVINPMAALMSAKRRQQLADVAARHDIAIIENDILGPLVEDRAPPIAAFAPERTLYVTSFTKITVPGLRIGYLAAPDRYVAAVANRHLVSSWMATPAIAEIATRWVSDGTALELVKWQREALKGRHAIAAEALAGLAYRAHPQSLHVWLPLSGAHLEDSFVSQARLRGVAIAPGTSFRTADQGWTPAVRISLGSTTENELRTGLGVVASLAQGNPEALLLAI, translated from the coding sequence ATGACAAATTGGCGCCCTGATCCCTCTCAGCTTCGCCGGCCGGCCTATCTTTCGCTTGCCGAACAGATTGCCCGTGCAATTACCGACGGGAAGCTTTCCGACGGTGTCCGGCTGCCGCCGCATCGTAAAATGGCCGATGACCTACAGCTTTCCGTGCAGACAGTGAGCCGGGCCTATGACGAACTGATCCGGCGCGGCCTGATATCCGGCGAGATCGGCCGTGGCAGTTTCGTGCAGACCCAGCCGCGCGAGCCGGAACCCCCTTACCTGCCGGAGCGGCTTGGTGAGGTGATCGACCTTTCGATCTTAAAGCCCGTTTGCGAGCAGTTGCATCTTGAAAAAATGCGCCAGGCGTTTGGCTGGCTTTCGGAGAATCTTCCATCAAGTTCGGCCCTGTCTTTCAGGCCGAACATGGTCTTCCCGCGTCACCGCGCCATTGCGGCGGACTGGCTGTCCCGCTGTGGCCTGGACGTCTCTCCGTTGAATATCTGCCTTACGAATGGCGCAACGTCCGGCATGACCGTCGCGCTGATGAGCGTTGCGCCGTCTGGCTCCACCGTTGCGACCGAAGCGATCAGCCATCATACGCTCGTGCCGCTTTCCACCTATCTCGGCCTTCATCTCGAAGGTCTGGCGATCGACGAGGAGGGCATGATCCCCGAAGCGCTCGACGAGGCTTGCCGTAAGGGTCCGATCCGCGCGGTCTTTCTGCAGCCGTCCGTCATCAATCCGATGGCGGCGCTGATGAGCGCCAAGCGCCGGCAGCAGCTCGCCGATGTCGCGGCGCGCCACGACATCGCCATCATCGAAAACGACATCCTCGGGCCGCTGGTGGAAGATCGCGCGCCGCCGATTGCCGCTTTTGCGCCGGAGCGCACGCTCTACGTCACGAGCTTCACGAAGATCACTGTGCCGGGCCTACGCATCGGCTATCTCGCAGCCCCCGACCGCTATGTCGCCGCTGTTGCCAACCGCCATCTCGTTTCGAGCTGGATGGCGACACCGGCGATTGCCGAAATCGCCACCCGATGGGTAAGCGACGGCACGGCTCTTGAACTTGTCAAATGGCAGCGCGAGGCGCTGAAGGGCCGGCATGCCATCGCTGCGGAGGCCCTGGCGGGGCTTGCCTATCGCGCCCATCCGCAGAGCCTTCACGTCTGGCTGCCGCTTTCGGGCGCCCACCTGGAAGATTCCTTCGTATCGCAGGCCCGCCTGCGCGGCGTTGCGATTGCGCCCGGCACCTCTTTCAGAACTGCGGACCAAGGGTGGACGCCCGCTGTGCGCATTTCACTCGGCTCGACCACGGAAAACGAATTGCGCACCGGCCTTGGGGTTGTCGCATCTCTGGCGCAAGGAAATCCCGAGGCGCTGCTGCTTGCGATTTGA
- the ehuA gene encoding ectoine/hydroxyectoine ABC transporter ATP-binding protein EhuA, which translates to MTAPIIRIDNIVKKYGPLTVLDGLSMNVMPGEKLALIGPSGSGKTTILRILMTLESINGGHIEVDGEQLYHMPRGKELVPADERHLHRMREKIGMVFQHFNLFPHKCVLDNVTLAPMLTKGLKRADAERRAMALLDMVGMADKAKSVPAQLSGGQKQRVAIARALALSPKIMLFDEVTSALDPELVEEVLSVMKHLASETDMTMLLVTHEMGFAHDFADRVLFFDRGKIVEEGKPNDIFRNPTQERTQTFLRKIIAAGHRI; encoded by the coding sequence ATGACGGCGCCCATCATCCGCATCGACAACATCGTCAAGAAATACGGTCCGCTGACCGTGCTCGATGGTCTGTCGATGAATGTCATGCCGGGCGAGAAGCTGGCGCTGATCGGGCCGTCCGGATCGGGAAAAACGACGATCCTGCGCATCCTGATGACGCTTGAATCGATCAACGGTGGCCATATCGAGGTCGACGGCGAGCAGCTCTATCACATGCCCCGAGGCAAGGAGCTGGTCCCGGCAGACGAGCGCCATCTGCATCGCATGCGCGAGAAGATCGGCATGGTCTTCCAGCACTTCAATCTGTTTCCACACAAATGTGTTCTCGACAACGTGACGCTTGCGCCGATGCTGACGAAAGGCCTCAAGAGGGCCGATGCGGAAAGGCGCGCGATGGCGCTCCTGGATATGGTCGGCATGGCCGACAAGGCCAAGAGCGTTCCCGCCCAACTGTCTGGCGGTCAGAAGCAGCGCGTCGCAATCGCAAGAGCCCTCGCGCTGTCGCCGAAGATCATGCTCTTCGACGAGGTGACATCGGCGCTTGATCCGGAACTCGTCGAGGAGGTCTTGAGCGTCATGAAGCACCTCGCGTCGGAAACAGACATGACGATGCTTCTCGTCACGCACGAAATGGGCTTCGCTCACGATTTTGCCGATCGCGTGCTGTTTTTCGACCGCGGCAAGATCGTCGAGGAAGGCAAACCCAACGACATTTTCCGCAATCCGACGCAGGAGCGGACGCAAACCTTCCTGCGCAAGATCATCGCGGCGGGACATCGCATCTGA
- the ehuB gene encoding ectoine/hydroxyectoine ABC transporter substrate-binding protein EhuB: MKKTILLSAAAFSALLSVAIAPAQAVDLDQLKEQGFARIAIANEPPFTSVGADGKVSGAAPDVARVIFERLGVKEVVASISEYGAMIPGLQAGRHDAITAGLFMKPERCAAVAYSEPMLCDAEAFAVKKGNPLKLKSFKDIADNSDAKIGAPGGGTEEKLALEAGVPRDRVIVVPDGQSGIKMLQDGRIDAYSLPVLSIHDLMAKANDANLETVAPVVGAPVYCDGAAFRKQDVALRDAYDVELKKLKESGEFAKIIEPYGFSAAAAMSTSRDKLCAAK, from the coding sequence ATGAAAAAGACGATTCTTCTAAGTGCAGCCGCATTTTCCGCACTTCTTTCGGTGGCGATTGCGCCAGCGCAGGCGGTCGATCTCGATCAGCTGAAAGAGCAGGGCTTTGCCCGCATCGCCATCGCAAACGAGCCGCCGTTCACGTCGGTCGGCGCGGACGGAAAGGTATCGGGCGCCGCTCCCGACGTTGCACGGGTGATTTTCGAGCGCCTCGGCGTCAAGGAAGTGGTTGCCTCGATCTCCGAATACGGTGCGATGATCCCGGGCCTGCAGGCGGGCCGCCACGATGCGATCACCGCCGGTCTCTTCATGAAGCCCGAGCGTTGCGCTGCCGTCGCCTACTCGGAGCCGATGCTCTGCGACGCGGAGGCCTTCGCCGTCAAGAAGGGCAATCCGTTGAAGCTCAAGAGCTTTAAGGACATCGCCGACAATTCGGATGCGAAGATCGGTGCTCCCGGCGGCGGCACGGAAGAAAAGCTGGCGCTTGAGGCCGGCGTGCCGCGTGACCGGGTCATCGTCGTTCCGGACGGCCAGAGCGGCATCAAGATGCTGCAGGATGGCCGCATCGATGCCTATTCCCTGCCGGTTCTGTCGATCCACGACCTGATGGCCAAGGCGAATGATGCAAACCTCGAGACAGTCGCACCGGTCGTTGGCGCTCCCGTCTATTGCGATGGCGCCGCCTTCCGCAAGCAGGATGTTGCACTTCGTGACGCCTATGACGTTGAGCTCAAGAAGTTGAAGGAATCCGGCGAGTTCGCGAAGATCATCGAGCCTTACGGTTTCTCGGCGGCGGCCGCGATGTCGACCAGCCGCGACAAGCTCTGCGCGGCAAAATAA
- the ehuC gene encoding ectoine/hydroxyectoine ABC transporter permease subunit EhuC, with translation MSVWSGYLTLILEGALVTIKLTLMGSALALVMAFAAGLARLSRLFAVRALATAYIEFFRGTSIFVQLFWVYFVLPFAGLTLTPLQAGVLALGLNVGAYAAEVVRGAVKAIGREQSEACVALNLSRYQRMRYIILPQALPLMLPTFCNNAIELLKGTAVVSLISLTDLTFQAQVVRAQTGNTLIPFATILVLYFLMAWAISTAMRWLERRMTRGLDGMRV, from the coding sequence ATGTCGGTATGGTCCGGCTACCTCACATTGATCCTTGAAGGCGCGCTTGTAACCATCAAGCTCACGCTCATGGGATCGGCACTGGCGCTCGTCATGGCATTCGCCGCGGGGCTCGCGCGGCTTTCGCGCTTGTTCGCCGTCCGGGCGCTTGCGACGGCCTATATCGAATTCTTTCGCGGCACCTCGATTTTCGTCCAGCTGTTTTGGGTCTATTTCGTGCTGCCCTTTGCCGGGCTCACTCTGACGCCGCTCCAGGCGGGCGTTCTTGCGCTCGGGCTGAATGTCGGCGCCTACGCGGCCGAAGTCGTTCGCGGCGCTGTCAAGGCGATCGGGCGCGAGCAGAGCGAAGCCTGCGTCGCGCTCAATCTGTCGCGCTACCAGCGCATGCGCTACATCATCCTGCCGCAGGCACTCCCTTTGATGCTGCCGACCTTCTGCAACAATGCGATCGAGCTGCTGAAGGGCACCGCCGTCGTCTCGCTGATTTCGCTGACGGATCTGACCTTCCAGGCACAGGTCGTGCGGGCGCAGACGGGCAATACGCTGATACCGTTTGCGACCATTCTCGTTCTCTACTTCCTGATGGCCTGGGCAATTTCGACTGCGATGCGCTGGCTTGAGCGGCGCATGACCCGCGGTCTCGACGGAATGAGGGTCTAG
- the ehuD gene encoding ectoine/hydroxyectoine ABC transporter permease subunit EhuD: MEWDWDFVWQIMPTLIEGFKITILATVLGAAVAAALGLAIALVRRSPINAVSRGVGFISEFIRGTPLLVQLYFIFYVLPDIGIRLSPLVAGVIGLGLHYATYTAEVYRAGIENVPRGQWEAAKATNLTTRQAWIHIILPQAIPPMIPALANYFIAMFKETPLLSAITVLELMNQAKSIANSNYRYIEPMTLVGIFFLAISLISVIGLRWLEERYARTED; encoded by the coding sequence ATGGAGTGGGATTGGGATTTCGTCTGGCAGATTATGCCGACGCTCATCGAAGGCTTCAAGATCACCATCCTTGCGACGGTGCTCGGCGCGGCAGTGGCGGCGGCCTTGGGCCTTGCTATCGCGCTGGTGCGCCGTTCGCCAATCAACGCTGTATCGCGCGGCGTGGGCTTCATTTCCGAGTTCATCCGTGGCACGCCGCTGCTCGTGCAGCTCTATTTCATATTCTACGTGCTGCCGGATATCGGCATCAGGCTTTCGCCGCTCGTCGCCGGCGTCATCGGCCTCGGCCTGCATTATGCAACCTACACCGCCGAGGTCTATCGCGCCGGCATCGAGAACGTGCCGCGTGGCCAGTGGGAAGCGGCAAAGGCGACGAATCTGACGACGCGCCAAGCATGGATCCATATCATCCTGCCGCAGGCGATCCCGCCGATGATCCCGGCGCTCGCCAACTACTTCATCGCGATGTTCAAGGAGACGCCGCTGCTCTCCGCCATCACGGTGCTCGAACTGATGAACCAGGCAAAGAGCATCGCCAACAGCAACTACCGCTATATCGAGCCGATGACGCTGGTCGGTATCTTCTTCCTGGCGATCAGCCTGATCTCGGTGATCGGACTGCGCTGGCTGGAAGAGCGTTATGCTCGGACGGAAGATTAA
- the eutA gene encoding ectoine utilization protein EutA: MTATIDIMTASRRPRLDERPLEKRVGLVILATDHTTEVDFHRMVASDRIGVYVSRIHYANPTTPENLLKMQPSLTTGAGLILPGEPLDAIMYSCTSASVVIGDDKVEAAIAAAKPGMPVVTPTAAAVKALRAFTAKRISILTPYTVETSRPMANYFAALGFEIDRFTCLGFTDDREMARIAPEEIEALALDATAPGSDALFISCTALRAAQVAGRIERKIGKPVVTSNLATAWACLRHCGDDRPRPEIARLMTIPYPGD, translated from the coding sequence ATGACGGCAACGATCGATATCATGACGGCAAGCCGCCGTCCCCGGCTGGACGAGCGGCCCTTGGAAAAGCGCGTGGGTCTGGTGATCCTTGCAACCGATCATACGACAGAAGTCGACTTCCATCGGATGGTAGCCAGCGATCGCATCGGCGTTTACGTGAGCCGCATCCACTACGCTAATCCGACGACGCCGGAAAATCTTCTGAAGATGCAGCCGTCGTTGACGACGGGGGCAGGGCTCATCCTGCCGGGCGAACCGCTCGATGCGATCATGTATTCATGCACGTCGGCGTCGGTCGTCATCGGCGACGACAAGGTCGAGGCAGCGATCGCCGCGGCAAAGCCCGGCATGCCGGTCGTTACGCCGACGGCTGCTGCGGTGAAGGCGCTGCGCGCCTTCACCGCGAAAAGAATATCGATCCTGACGCCCTACACCGTCGAAACGAGCCGGCCGATGGCGAATTATTTCGCCGCGCTCGGTTTCGAAATAGATCGCTTCACCTGCCTCGGTTTCACGGACGACCGGGAGATGGCACGGATCGCGCCGGAGGAGATTGAGGCGCTTGCGCTCGATGCCACTGCGCCGGGCTCAGATGCGCTCTTCATCTCCTGCACGGCGCTGCGTGCCGCCCAGGTCGCGGGCAGGATCGAACGGAAGATCGGAAAGCCGGTGGTCACCAGCAATCTCGCGACAGCCTGGGCCTGCCTGAGGCATTGCGGCGACGACAGGCCGCGGCCGGAGATCGCCCGGCTCATGACGATACCCTATCCGGGAGATTGA
- the eutB gene encoding hydroxyectoine utilization dehydratase EutB, translated as MTRSLPVSLRDIILASERISGRVRQTPIVRSDALSERVGAAVYLKLEHQQITGSFKLRGATNAVLSLSAAQKARGVVAASTGNHGRALAYAAKAEGSSATICMSRLVPENKVAEIRRLGANVRIIGRSQDDAQVEVDRLVQDDGMIAVPPFDDARVIAGQGSLGLEIFKDCPEAATVLVPLSGGGLAAGVAAALKAINPGIRLIGLTMERGAAMKASLDAGHPVAVEEEESLADSLGGGIGLDNRLTFSMCRDLLDDVVLLSEPEIAAGMHHAYCMEREVVEGAGAVGIAALLAGKIDVTGPVVAILSGRNVDMEQHRSVINGATASTGKDTA; from the coding sequence ATGACCAGATCCTTGCCAGTCAGTCTTCGGGACATCATCCTCGCGTCCGAGCGCATTTCGGGCCGGGTTCGGCAAACGCCAATCGTGAGATCGGATGCGCTCAGCGAACGTGTTGGCGCAGCCGTCTACCTGAAGCTCGAGCACCAGCAGATTACCGGCAGTTTCAAGTTGCGTGGCGCAACCAATGCCGTGCTTTCGCTGTCGGCTGCGCAGAAGGCGCGCGGCGTCGTGGCGGCCTCGACCGGTAATCACGGGCGCGCGCTTGCTTATGCGGCGAAGGCTGAGGGCTCCAGCGCGACGATCTGCATGTCCCGGCTGGTTCCTGAAAACAAGGTAGCGGAGATCCGCCGGCTCGGCGCAAATGTCCGGATCATCGGACGCTCGCAGGATGACGCCCAGGTGGAGGTCGACCGTCTTGTGCAAGACGATGGGATGATCGCGGTGCCGCCCTTCGACGATGCCAGGGTAATCGCGGGTCAAGGCTCGCTCGGGCTGGAGATCTTTAAGGATTGCCCCGAGGCCGCGACAGTTCTCGTGCCGCTCTCCGGCGGTGGCCTTGCGGCAGGTGTCGCTGCGGCGCTGAAGGCGATCAATCCGGGAATTCGCCTGATCGGCCTGACTATGGAGCGGGGTGCCGCCATGAAGGCAAGTCTCGACGCAGGTCATCCGGTTGCGGTCGAGGAAGAGGAAAGCCTCGCCGATTCCCTGGGTGGCGGGATCGGTCTCGATAACCGGCTTACTTTTTCGATGTGCCGCGACCTACTTGATGACGTCGTCCTTCTGAGCGAGCCGGAGATCGCCGCGGGCATGCATCACGCCTATTGCATGGAACGCGAGGTGGTTGAGGGAGCGGGTGCTGTCGGCATCGCGGCGCTGCTTGCGGGCAAGATCGACGTCACCGGACCGGTGGTTGCGATCCTGTCCGGCCGGAATGTCGACATGGAACAGCATCGAAGTGTGATCAACGGCGCAACGGCATCTACCGGAAAGGACACGGCATGA
- the eutC gene encoding ectoine utilization protein EutC, producing the protein MSSMIILTEADLRKIVSLDLDAVSCVEDAFKALATKSVAMPPILRLDVPEHRGEVDVKTAYVPGIESFAIKISPGFFDNPKIGLPSTNGMMVLLSSRTGLVQALLLDNGYLTDVRTAAAGAVAAKHLSREDSKVAAVFGAGMQAKLQLEALMLVRPITSARIWARDGSKAEATAAELSAKLGIDVLAKADPREAMRGADVIVTTTPAETPIVSAGWLEPGQHLTAMGSDAEHKNEIDPVAITQADLYVADSLKQTRRLGELHHAIAAGTIAATTEFPELGQIAAGQRQGRSDAKQITIADLTGTGIQDTAIATLAFGRAKAANAGTTFES; encoded by the coding sequence ATGAGCTCCATGATCATTCTGACGGAAGCAGACCTCCGGAAGATCGTCAGCCTTGATCTCGATGCGGTCAGCTGCGTCGAGGACGCCTTCAAAGCGCTGGCGACGAAATCAGTCGCCATGCCGCCGATCCTCAGGCTCGACGTTCCGGAACATCGTGGTGAAGTCGATGTGAAGACGGCCTATGTCCCAGGTATCGAAAGCTTCGCCATCAAGATCAGTCCTGGCTTTTTCGACAATCCCAAGATCGGACTTCCGAGCACCAACGGAATGATGGTGCTGCTCTCCAGCAGGACCGGCCTTGTTCAAGCGCTGCTCCTCGATAACGGCTATCTGACCGACGTCAGAACGGCAGCTGCGGGGGCCGTCGCAGCAAAGCATCTGTCCCGCGAGGACTCAAAGGTTGCCGCGGTCTTCGGGGCCGGCATGCAGGCGAAATTGCAGCTTGAGGCGCTGATGCTCGTCCGTCCGATCACGTCCGCCCGGATCTGGGCGCGGGATGGTTCCAAGGCAGAGGCTACGGCTGCCGAATTATCTGCAAAGCTTGGAATAGATGTCCTTGCGAAAGCCGACCCTCGAGAGGCGATGAGGGGAGCGGATGTCATCGTGACGACGACGCCTGCCGAGACGCCGATCGTGAGCGCTGGCTGGCTGGAGCCTGGCCAGCATCTGACGGCCATGGGTTCCGATGCCGAGCACAAGAACGAAATCGATCCTGTCGCGATCACGCAGGCCGATCTCTATGTCGCCGACAGCCTAAAGCAGACACGCCGGCTGGGCGAACTCCACCATGCGATCGCCGCCGGCACGATCGCCGCCACCACTGAATTTCCAGAGCTCGGACAGATTGCCGCCGGTCAACGTCAAGGCCGTTCGGACGCTAAACAGATCACCATCGCGGACCTGACGGGCACTGGCATTCAGGACACCGCCATCGCCACGCTTGCCTTTGGGCGGGCCAAGGCCGCCAACGCTGGAACGACATTTGAAAGCTGA
- the doeA gene encoding ectoine hydrolase DoeA (DoeA (degradation of ectoine A) is also called EutD (ectoine utilization D).) codes for MTKPNLKFSREEYSARLDKTRKAMEAKGIELLIVSDPSNMAWLTGYDGWSFYVHQAVIVPPSGEPIWFGRGQDANGAKLTAYLKHENIIGYPDHYVQSTERHPMDYLSGILTDRRLGKLSIGVEMDNYWFSAAAFASLQKHLPNARFVDATALVNWQRAVKSETEIKYMRNAARIVEAMHQRIFDKIEVGMRKCDLVAEIYDAGTRGVDGIGGDYPAIVPLLPSGVEASAPHLTWDDRPMKRDEGTFFEIAGCYNRYHLPLSRTVFLGNPTQAFLDAEKATLEGMEAGLAVAKPGNTCEDIANAFFAVLRKYGIVKDNRTGYPIGLSYPPDWGERTMSLRPGDKTELKPGMTFHFMTGLWLEDMGFETTESILITETGVECLANVPRKLMVKD; via the coding sequence ATGACAAAGCCCAATCTCAAATTTTCGCGTGAGGAATACAGCGCGCGCCTCGACAAGACCCGAAAGGCAATGGAAGCCAAGGGCATCGAGCTTTTGATCGTCAGCGATCCGTCCAACATGGCCTGGCTGACCGGCTATGACGGCTGGTCCTTCTATGTGCATCAGGCCGTGATCGTACCGCCGTCCGGCGAACCGATCTGGTTCGGCCGCGGGCAGGACGCCAACGGTGCGAAGCTGACCGCCTATCTGAAGCACGAAAACATCATCGGCTATCCGGACCATTACGTGCAGTCCACCGAGCGGCATCCGATGGACTACCTCTCCGGTATCCTGACCGACCGCCGCCTCGGCAAGCTTTCGATCGGCGTCGAGATGGACAATTACTGGTTCTCGGCCGCCGCCTTTGCTTCACTGCAAAAGCACCTGCCGAACGCCCGTTTCGTCGATGCGACGGCGCTGGTCAACTGGCAGCGCGCCGTCAAGAGCGAGACGGAGATCAAATATATGCGCAATGCCGCCCGCATCGTCGAAGCCATGCATCAGCGCATCTTCGACAAGATCGAAGTCGGCATGCGCAAATGCGATCTCGTTGCGGAAATTTATGATGCCGGGACAAGAGGTGTCGACGGGATCGGCGGGGATTATCCGGCGATCGTGCCTCTGCTGCCGTCGGGCGTGGAAGCCTCCGCGCCGCATCTCACCTGGGACGACCGGCCGATGAAGCGGGACGAGGGCACCTTCTTCGAGATCGCCGGCTGCTACAATCGCTACCATCTTCCGCTGTCGCGAACCGTTTTCCTCGGCAACCCGACGCAGGCTTTTCTCGATGCGGAAAAAGCAACGCTCGAAGGCATGGAAGCCGGCCTTGCCGTCGCAAAGCCTGGCAATACCTGCGAGGACATCGCCAACGCCTTCTTTGCGGTGCTGAGGAAGTACGGGATCGTGAAGGACAACCGCACCGGTTATCCGATCGGGCTCTCCTATCCGCCGGATTGGGGCGAGCGGACCATGAGCTTGCGTCCTGGCGACAAGACGGAACTGAAGCCCGGAATGACATTCCATTTCATGACCGGGCTCTGGCTTGAAGACATGGGCTTCGAGACGACCGAAAGTATCCTGATCACGGAGACTGGCGTCGAGTGCCTCGCTAATGTGCCGCGCAAGCTGATGGTCAAGGACTGA
- the doeB gene encoding N(2)-acetyl-L-2,4-diaminobutanoate deacetylase DoeB, translating into MTSNTILRPSPISATVDFAADGVQHGFLRLPYSRDDSAWGSVMIPISVIRNGFGPTALLTGGNHGDEYEGPIALFDLARALQAEDVKGRVIIVPAMNYPAFLSGARTSPIDKGNMNRSFPGRPDGTVTQKIADYFQRTLLPLADIVLDFHSGGRTLDFLPFCAAHILPDKDQEAKGFEFVEAFGAPYSMKMLEIDTVGMYDTAAEEMGKIFITTELGGGGTATAKSATIAKRGVMNVLKHAGIVDGIVEPQATRWLDMPDGDCFLFSEDAGLAEFVADLGETVNKGEVVARIHPVGRTGGVPVELRSKMTGILTARHFPGLIKPGDCAAVLAI; encoded by the coding sequence ATGACGAGCAACACAATCCTGCGCCCATCGCCGATCAGCGCCACGGTCGATTTCGCTGCCGACGGCGTCCAGCACGGCTTTCTGCGGCTGCCATACAGCCGCGACGATTCCGCATGGGGGTCGGTCATGATCCCGATCAGCGTCATACGGAACGGCTTCGGCCCGACTGCATTGTTGACCGGTGGCAATCACGGCGACGAATATGAAGGGCCGATCGCGCTCTTCGATCTTGCCCGGGCGCTTCAGGCAGAAGACGTCAAAGGCCGCGTCATCATCGTGCCCGCCATGAACTACCCGGCGTTCCTGTCGGGGGCCAGAACCTCGCCCATCGACAAGGGTAATATGAACCGCAGCTTTCCGGGCAGACCGGACGGCACGGTTACGCAGAAGATCGCGGATTATTTCCAGCGGACACTCCTGCCGCTTGCCGATATCGTGCTCGACTTCCATTCTGGCGGCAGGACGCTCGATTTTCTGCCGTTTTGCGCCGCCCATATCCTGCCCGACAAGGATCAGGAGGCAAAGGGCTTTGAGTTCGTCGAGGCGTTCGGCGCGCCCTACTCGATGAAGATGCTGGAGATCGACACTGTCGGAATGTACGACACGGCCGCCGAGGAGATGGGCAAGATATTCATCACCACGGAACTCGGCGGCGGCGGAACGGCGACAGCGAAAAGCGCGACGATTGCCAAACGCGGCGTGATGAACGTCCTCAAGCATGCCGGCATCGTCGATGGTATCGTTGAGCCACAAGCGACCCGATGGCTCGATATGCCGGACGGCGACTGCTTCCTGTTCAGCGAAGATGCCGGGCTCGCAGAATTTGTAGCCGACCTGGGCGAGACCGTAAATAAAGGGGAGGTTGTCGCGCGGATCCATCCGGTCGGGAGAACCGGCGGCGTTCCGGTCGAGCTTCGGTCAAAGATGACGGGCATCCTCACCGCGCGGCACTTTCCGGGGCTAATAAAGCCCGGCGATTGCGCCGCCGTCCTGGCGATTTGA